Part of the Corticium candelabrum chromosome 15, ooCorCand1.1, whole genome shotgun sequence genome, TGAAGCAGTTTTCGTTGAGTATTTTGGAGAAAGACTGCAGACGTTGCTGCCAGCAGGACAAGGATGACACTGTAGCTTCCAAAGTAACGATATAAAGCGTGTTCCGTTGATTGATATTAAGACATTGCACTGTATTAGGTATTTGCCAGCGCTATTCTAGAAGTTTGTAGGTGAAAAATCGGTCGCTTTCCACAAGTGCAAGGTCAGCTGCAGATCAAAATTGCATTCTGCATCACACTATCACCGTTGGGCACTTCCTACTTCCCAACTCTTCAATACATTGAAACTTCTGTTGTCAATTGAAATTGTGCCTCTATTTAGCGTTTATCAATGAACATGCAAGAAAGTTTCCCAATTTGCAAGTCACTGTATGAACATAAAAACCTCATTGATGTTGAGTTGATGTGCAATGATGATTTCTGTGTAGTACAAGAAGGGAGCAGATCCTGTTCTCAAACTTATCAGTGACTCCAAAGAAGTAGAAGAGACGCTTGGCATTGGCAAATGGACAATAGACACTATGGAAGAATTTCTGAATGAGAAACTGAAATAATGAGTAGCTTGAATGAGCATCAATGAAGACAAAGCAGTAAACCTTAATTAAGGATTGCTTTGTCTGATGGATTTGCTCGGTTAGAAATTTTCACTGTCAAATATAGTGAAGAGTTGACAatcttgtctgttgtgtcaCACAAACTCGGAATTTAGAGCAATAGAATCTACGCGTGAAAGCTGCTTTAGGGTTTGCTCTGTTTCACATACTTTGCCATGAATCAATCACTTGTTTTAAGTAGACTCAGAATTAGTCCCAGTAATCTGTTTGGCATAGTCCATCACATACTGTGTGACACCAGCAAAGAGTATTCATGAAACTGTATTGCATAGAAAATGGTATAATGGTATGCTCTGGATAGCAAGCAATTGCCTAgaatatatatctatataggTATCTAAATGTCAGAAAGCACTTGCTTACATATTTGTCCCCATCACTTTCCTGGTACAATGCATAATGCTATTCAGTCTATCTAAGCACCCTAAACTGACCAATGACTTCCTGACTACATTGAATGAGACAACCAACAACAAGTAATGATATGTAGGCATGATTGCCTAGAAGGAGACGATTACACACAATAAGAGGCTGAGCAGCTTTATGTAGAAATAGAGTTATAGACTGAAAAATAAGTGCCATTTGTTGTCACCGGGATCGAAATACTCCAttgtgttgagaaatgtgGCACCATCAAATCCTCCAACTGCAAAAATCAAACCatccaaaacgattgctgccATGTTGGCACGTGCAGTGCTCATTGGACTGCCATATAACCATGTTTGAGTGACAGGATCATAAATCTCCATTGAATCCAGTGATTGAGTCGAGTCATGGCCACCAATGACATACACCTTGCCATTCAAACTAACAACTCCTGCACCTCTTCGTGGAGTTTGCATTGGAGTTACCAGAGACCATTTTCCAAGCGTTGCATTAAAACACTCAACTGATGATAAACTACTCCAGCGATTGCTACCACCCACGACATAGATGTTTTGCTTCACAACAGCCACTCCAGCATCGGTACGTGGTTCACAAAGAGAGGGAGCCATTGTCCAAATGCCGGTGAGTGGATTGTACTTCTCAACAGTTCGAAGTGGGTAGTTCATGCAAGACCCACCACCAATAGCATAGATGCATCCATCCAATACAGTACAGCTGAGACGGCTTCGAGGCGATGACATTGGCATGATGCTCTGCCATGCatttttgttgatattgtaAATTTCTGCTGATTTCAGAACACGCTGACCGTCACTGCCACCGAAGCAGTAGATTTTACCATTGACAGAAGCTGCAGCACAGCGGCCACGTCGTGAACCCATTTGACTGGCTACTGACCAGCTATTAGATTCATGATCATAGATCTCCATAGTATTGAGACAATCCAGCCTGTTATAGCCACCTACTGCAAAGATGTCACCATCATGAATGCAAATACCCATGCTGCATCTTGCCGTGTGAAGGGAAGCAAGAAATTGGACACTGTTGGAGCTCTCACTGGATTGTCGTGATAAAGGAAGATGCGGAGGACTTGCAGATAGAGGCTGATCGTGACCTACAGGAATCACCGCCATACACAAAACAGCCAACTGACCATCAAGCACAACAAGGCCAATACAGACATCATTTGTAGAAGGAAGCATAGTCAATACTTTCCAGTTGTTCTCCGACGTGCAATGGGAAGAATCAACTAACGTCATCTCCTCTGATTCCTTCACACAACTCACATCATCTTCCAACATCAACCTTCTTGCTGCAGAACTTGGACCGACCGTCCCTCTGCTGTCATCTCCTCGTAACCATTCCCGATTGGGTGACGTTGCAGGTGTGTGGTTGTCACCCAGAGTTGCGTGGTTGTCACCTTGGGTTGCCACGTAACGCTCATCGGCACCTACCAGTCTCATCACCTCTTCTACGTATGGTGTCAAACAGCCATTGTAGTTGACCTTCAATACACCCACAGCTGCGTTAGCAAACTGCTTAGCATCGAACTCGTTTCCCCCGCCCGTTTCCAGTTCCGTCATCACACGCGGAAGCCGCCGAAAAGCGGCCATCTGCATAAGCTCCTCCTTCTCACCTTCGGTCACCCGAGCAAAAAACTTATCGCAAAATAGTAATAGCTCAACGAGCTCGAGCTCTTGCGCGAGCTGCCACGTCGTAAGACAAGACTCGATGCTCACATTTCGCTGCAAAAAGGAAACGCAAACGTTGACGATTTTATCCATTTCTAACGCCGTAGCAACGCGGGCAACAGACGCACAGTTGCCACCCTCAAGCTCCAGTTTTCCGGTGTAGGCAAAGTCAACCACTGTCCTGACCGCCGCCCCATCCATCGAGCTGAGATCCAACTTAGTCGGAAGTTTGTGATCAGTAGAAGTTGAGATGCGGTACAAGACCGGCGAGGCTGCGGATAGGACGAGACGGTGAGCAGGAAGAGGACCCAAGTTTGTCTCAATCGTCACGTCACAAAACGTTTGTTTATGACGACAAACGTCAGAGAATCTGAAAAGACGCAACGCTACATCGCTGTCGCAAAACTGCGACATTGCAACTCGCAGATCTAGAGAGAAAACGTGACCGTAAGACgtaggatgatgatgatgaccagATCAAACTAGACGTGCGTCCGGAAGTCTAGCAAGAGTCCTTACCTTCACCTCAAAGTCTGACTGTCGTTCGACTAACGCGGGCTAGTGGCGGGAGAGGATAGGCGCCCACACAGCCAATCAACACCGACCCGCCAGAATGAAGTTATAGGATTCAATAGTCCTAACGTTCCCGTATAAGACAGATCTCGTGATGTTGTTCTCGTTGAAGGAGACTTCGCGCTGGCTTGGATTGTCTCCGTTCGAGATATGGATTCATTTagtatgcacgtgtgtgttttCAGTGCTGGTTCCTCTCAAGGTTGACGGCGTGTTGTCGACATCTACCAGTTGGTGGCAAgttttctctcctctcttcatATCTGACGCTGTAACAGGATACTTCACTGTCATTGTCTTCATCCGACTCTACATGTCACATCACGTCGCGCTGGCCGCGTCTAGATCGGTGTGGAGTGGCGTTCTCCTTCTTCTTTTTTCTATCTTCaagctgcttgtctgtctcagACTCGAACAGATCAGTCAAGTTTCCTACGCCACCGCCATGACGCCGATATTTATTGCTCTTGGTTTACTTGCCATTCGCGGTTGCTACGTAAACGATAATTCAGACTGAACGGCAAAACGttatttcatatattttctttaattaatattaatacgaATGCAATTACGTAACAGAGTCCTAGCTAGAGTTTGTAGAAAGTGTGATGGCAAGCATCAGTCTTAAAACATTATAGAAGGAGTAGAACGAAGGCGTCTAGAATGATTATTTAACTGCAAGTACAGCAACAACGTTTACATTTTACAACAAAAGCAACTTCTTATTAGAAAGCTCCTCTGTATGCTTGATTCTTGAAGTGTGTCTCCGAGTGTGGCGTGttctgtaaacaaacaaaaacagcgTGAATGCGCTGGCTTATTctcattatataattataggCCATATCTCCTAGCTGGTAGGAATAGCCAGTGTTGGTTCCACTGTCTGTTAGCAGTCAAACTAGGTACTATGTCATCCATCCCCTCAGAGTAAAAACATCACTAGCCAAGACCCCCTACAACCAGGAAGTCTGAGGATTGCACCTACACTGTACAAATTTTATTATCATTCCTGTAAAAGATCAACATAAATATTTTCAAAAGTTTTTATTGACTGAGCTTCTAGCTTCAATCCTAGACTGTAAAGGCCTTCTTCATGCTTCAGCTTCCCTAGGCATCAATTGCAGACAGCCAATTAACAAACTGCTAGGTCTCTCAATTCTGTTCACTACTCAACCAAACGGCCATGCCAACATCCTAAGGCCTACATCATAAGTTAGCTAACATCAGCTCTGTCATCCAAGCTATAGTATATTCAAACAGCTGAACAAATCAAACTACAAGTACTTTGGCTGATCTAACAATTGAGATGACAGAGTATAAGAAACGGTCTTAAAACAGTTATGAATGCATATATTTATCATTTGCAAAGCAACCTTACCCAATACATGTACTTCTTTAGATACTGGCGATGGTATATCCACTTCATAATGCCCGCACCAAGCACAAGAAGCAACAGAGCGGCTATGACAAGAGCAACTGCAATAGCAGCCCATTCAGAGCTCGACAGCTCACTTCCACCATCTGTCCTACTGCTAGGAGTGATATGACTGCTTGGTGAAACATGACTCATTGAAATGTGACCAGTCGATGTTGTTCCATCTATATAAAATAGATCAACTCGTTTATTTTCTACTCTAACTTTCATGTATACATTTATTACTGTATCAATTACTATTCCTCAATTACATGTTGTCCTACATATTCATATTTGGAAAGAATTTCCTACCTATTGGACAGGCACCATCTGACGCTTTGTGCACATGCTTGCACGAGGCTTGTTCTTTCAAATGACACAAACTTGGATATGTCATGCCATCAGTGCCACAAACAGGATTATGATGCACAGCATCACATGTCTTATTGAAGTccatacagacacatacagcTATTACACTGCCATTTACGTTGCTTGTCTTGCACATCAAATGGTGCCCACAGGAGTAATTCTGGCAAAGATCTAGAAATATAAACATACCTCAAAGTTTCTATTGCTCTTCCATAAACCATCAAATTATATTTCATATTGCCATGCAACTATAGTGTTACCTTGGAAACTTGTTGGAACTGTTTCAGTAGCAGTGGGGCTACTTGATGTATAATCTACTGCCCGACTTGCTGAAGCTGATAGCTCTGTAATAGATAACGATGCAGATGACTTTAAAAGTAACTGTATAGATAAATGTGACGATAAATGTGACGATGGCTGTAAAGATGACTGTACAAATTGTACCCTTTGCTCCAATGAAGACTGTAAAGACAACTCTACTAGCTGTGAAGATGACTGTAACATTGGCTGGGGCTGCAAAGATGGCTGCAATGTTTGCTGTAAAGGTAATTGCACAGATAGCTGCAAAGATGACTGCACATGTGAAGGTAGCTGCAACGTTGCCTGTGAAGATGACTCCATAGATGGCAGCTGTGAAATTGGTTGTAAAGTTGGCTTCAAAGATGACTGTAAAGACGGCTGTAATGTTGGCTGTAAAGATGTGTCCAAAAGTGGCGACTGTAAATTTGGCTGTTCTGCTGACTTCGAAGATAATTGCAAAGATGGCTGTGATATTGGTTGTGAAGACAACTCTAAAGACGACAACAGCTGTGAAATTGGCTGTACTGCTAGCTGTGAAGATGATTGCAAAGATGGCTGTGAAGATGGCTGTAATATTATTTGCAAGGATGTTTGCAATAATGAGCTTGAAGACGATTGTAAGAATACCAGTGAAAGAGACTTAGAGACTGACTGTATATGGTATGTGCTAGACAACTGTTGCAAATATGGCTTTTCCAATGACTGTCCCATACCAACGCCCGCCCTCATTGCTGCAGAAACTTTAACCACAACagaagacagagacaaacctACCCTCGTAGATTCAACTCTAGTCACTGAAGTAGATACAAAGACACTAGCAGAAGTGAAAACAGCTGGTGTTGGTGCTGGTGCTGTAGAGGCCTCAACTAATCGACTTGTTGCATTTGCATGTTGTGCTGCTGCAACTCTAGCTGAAGATGTTGAGGTAGCAGCAGACAAAAGCAACGAGTCAGACACAGAAAATGAATcttgacaaatagacaaacaatcagtAGACACAGACGCCTAAaagtgtcattgtgtgtctcAACACTCACTGTCAacaagcagcagcaacaagaGAGACAACACGTGACCTCTCATCTGTAGATCAGAAATCGAAGCCAATGAAACATGtacaattgcaaacatgtcTGTAAACGTCTATACATGCACACGAACAGTGCAGTGCGACGTCGACATACAGTGATACAAACGACACATTCCTGTGCGTACACCAACACCCATATGCCAGTGTGAGCAACCACATCCGTGAAGGTGTTAAGTTAGGGATCGAAGGACACTTACAGTCGTCAAGCAGTAAGAACGAGACCAACCACGGAGGACGGACCTATCGACTACAGAAGTTCTTGATATCAGCTACATCGCGATGCATCACATTTCACTTCCGGCATATTTCCTTTTGTCTGTGCGATGTGTGCGTCATCGCACTGGAACTCTGGCTTTCAAACCACATACGCAAGCAACTGCAGAAGCTATAGATTTGTGGATTGCACAGTACGGTTATTTACCAAAATAGAAACTGTAGGGAAAGCAGAGTGGAAACACAATCAGAGCCGTTAATTGCTATAATGTTCTTGATAAGAGCTGCTATGCATTAAAATTTTGAATGGGCTTTTCCCTAAGTACACAAGAACAACTTCTCAGATTCAAAATCTTTGTCAAGCAATTATATGTCAAGCAATCATATGTAGCTATAGACAGACATAAGTTGTATATACTATTACATGCTGTTTAGTTGTGATAAGTAATAGTCTAGATTGTTACATTTCAAAAACATGATAAATCTCAACTCCTTTCCTGCCAACCACCAAGTAAACCAGTTACTGAGCTCCAACATAGGCTTGATTCTTTACTACAGTAGATGACTCAGGATTCTGGAAAAAAATTTACTCAACAtaaaagagacaaacagagagacagacaagtaggtagacaaacaaatggagaCAGACTGCTAAATGTTACttgcacacaaactcacaaaaACCATTAATAAGACAGCCACAAAAGAAGTGACCGTATGTTATGAAATGGTACGTTGCATTCTAGAACTAACGATTATGCATTCTAGAGTGTAAAAAAGCGGTTTTTAAAAATCatactgtgtgtgttgtgtgtgtgtgtgtgtgtgtgtgtgtgtgtgtgtgtgtgtgtgtgtgtgtgtgtgtgtgtgtgtgtgtgtgtgtgtgtgtgtgtgtgcgtgtgcatgaatgtatgtgcgtgcatgaatgtatgtgcgtgcgtgtcttGATGTGACAGCAATCTAGAAATCACTTGACCAATACACCAGCACAGCAATATGCTCAACAACGTACCGTGACAGAATATTCTCCTGACACACCTCCATGTAGCACCGCAATGGCAATTGCCAGTAGAATCAAAATAGCACCATAGATTCCAACAACTAACGGAAAAACCCTCGAGCCATCCCAGTAATCACCTATACTACATACCATCCGACAGATAACAGATGATACAACATCAACATAACCTTACTTTCATAAACACATTCTTCATAGTAGAATCTGTGGGCCGTATGTGTAGTATTCTTATCGTTATAAACTTTAATGGAGCATTGATTGTTAAAATCCAGTTTGGCCACCCCTTCCTTGCTTTTCTTATCCACAATAAGTGCACACAGTGGCTTGATATCACAACCACAGGTACATAATTTATTTTCCACACAATACGtgttgtcacaacagtcactTCGAGAACAGtctgcatacaaacacacacaccagtatatTCACAAAGACAAGTATTTTCACATTTAATGATTATCAACATGTTAGCTAGAACTGATGCAAGGGCAGCGGAGCTGGAGAGATGAAGGGGCTCGAGCATCCCATCTTTGAGCACAATATCTATTTTTCTAAGCAAACAGTAGGCGTACCCTAGTAGttcatgtacactgtactctGATGTCCTTACATTTTCCACAACTTTGCGAGTCGCTCTGCCGCCCTGTGATGTCATCAGTTCTATATTCACATTACATGCATtaatacacttaattaattaaaataagcAACAGATATCATGTAAAATCGAATTTGAAAATGTGCCAGTTAGTGTCACTGTCATGCTCGTTTGCCTTCCTTGAAAATTAACCCTACAGGTTTGTCACTATTTCAAAGATATAATCGAGCCATGTCAGTACTTCTTAGTACAGTACTGACCACATCTCACATTATAGTTTTAACTAACTTAGCACGACTACTACAGACTAAGATTTAGTACTCTAGAGACTAGCATAGAATATCTACCAACACAGACATGAGACTTCAAGAGGCGCACGATCTGGCGTAAGACACGTCACCTTGTTGGTCTGTTTCCCCAGTTGTGTTTGTTACACCAGCGCTGGTGGCGTCAGTGGAACCTGCTGCTGTTGTGCTGTTGTCTCCTGCCGTGCTTGCACCCGCCGTAGATGGTCGCTCTGTAGTTGGCTTTTCTGTAGTTGGCATTTCTGTAGTTGGTCTCTCTGTAATTGCCATGGAATGAATTGGTTTTGCATCAGTGCCAGAAACACCGCCCATCCCTAGGTCTGGTGTAGGCGTAGCACTAACGACATTACTAGCCATAGACGAACCTTttctcacacgcacacacaacacatcagGTATAAACAACACGCGCACAACGTATTCTCATTACTGTTCGCATCCACTCTGCCTATTCCTGCGTGTAAGAATAGCGACAGCCAAGCCAAAATGACGACCTGAAAATGTTGAAAACTGTAAATAACACGCGCACACGTAAATATCGTTTCCACGCTCACCGTTACTGCAATCCGGCTCATACTTCTCGTCTGTTCGTCGCAATACTACAGGACAGAACACATAACGACAGGGCGATGTCAGCAATATCCGCTAGTTTCCGCTACTTCCGGTTACAAATATGCTGCATCCCGGATATTCTGGTCACGCCTAATGTGCACAACTCTGACTTGTTGTTTACTTTGACGCTCGGAAAACGACGTGCAAAATCTATTGGTATTCAGCTCTGATTGAAAATTGCAATGCTAGTCTGGTCGTTCTACAACACTTAGAGCCTGGACAGTGGCGTATACGTAGGTAGCCTAGCTGCCCACAAATTGAAGGGCTGTTTCtagacatgtacacacatagAGTATATTTTCAAATAACTAAAGATCGAGTTAAACTAAACACTGCGTTTAATATTACGTTGGGATTGATTACTAAATTCTTATAGATCTCTGTTCTTCTCAGTTATCTTTCATTCTTAGACAGCAGAACATATAGAAATGACAGCAATGTCATGGCTTtctactgttaattaattacagcaACCAATCATTGCCAATCAACAGTCCAATAAATTAAATTCAACAACTCGATTTACTAGTTGGTACAATCACAAACTACTGACCATACATCTGTAGTTGACATAAAGTTACGGTTTCATGTTGCCAGCAGCATCTCTGGCACATTGAAGAAATTTCTCCAAATGAGAAGAACAAGCCATGGGCGTTGTAACGTTGCTCATTAGACATTCATTATAAGCAGTAGATTGAGATGAGCAACATTTCTTGATGTGTATGATTGTCGGGCTGCAACAACGATGAATTAAACTTCACCTAAATTCAAACTTTTCTGGCTTTAGAATATTGCAGACCATCCTTATTAaaatgtgtacacacaaatacagcaggcgcgtgcgcgcgcgcacacacacacacacacacacacacacacacacacgcacacacacacacacacacaaattttaattaaatgaaggCATGCAGGCTCTAACATTTCAGCTCCTCAGGTTTCTTAATTCCTTTAGTTCATGTAAATTGTGTGCAAGTATTAAAAGTAGAGATTATCTCTATGTCCATATCACCCCTGCAGTATAAACTAGACTATAGTGATCACCAACAAAGAGTTCTAGCAAatgattttattaattttattaaaacaGTAATTAAACAGAGTTTATAGTTTACTGTTTAATAAAACACAGTAATTAAAAAACAGTAAAAACGCTTAGGCACGCAGTGAGCAAGTAACAATATCAATCAACGTCAAATAGTCTCCCAAGCAACCCACCAGCACTCTGACCGACATGATAATGAGATTACATGCATATAAAGATGCATGCAGACTGATAGATCTAGAATAAGTCAACAGagtaacaaacaaacggacactccaacagacaaatggatagagAAATAGATGACGAACGATCACGTATAGACTGATCATCAGCCGTTAGATCATGCCGTATAGATCTAGATCTGCAGTTGATTTGCAATTGCGCACCTTCTTTCTGCGCACGTACTCAAAACCGTCTTCTCTCGCGCACAGTCTCGGTCCCAAGACTGTGGATGTGCTTCTACACACGCTGAATAATGAACCAGCTCGTCGCCAcatgcatcaacaacaaactgtaAAACATCATTCATTTTGACGCCACGCCCACGTGCATGTACAAGAACCGCGAGGCTGCATGCAGCATTGACACGCCTATCTATCTCTCTAATTTGCAGTCTCAGATACTCCTATCACAATGCAATGTATAATTCCTGTCTAAAGCCTGCGCAATTTTGCGTGGCCGAGTAGAAATTCACATGTCCTGTCTACGACAAAAGTGACCGCAAAATCGAGAAACAAAACCATCATCAGAGTCGTCTGAAACTGCAGGaaagaaaaattaaaatgacaCCATTATGTAAGAGAATTGACATGGCACCTCTGACGGAAATTCCACTATTTCCAACTGTGAAGCTAAATCAGGCATAAAGCCAGCAGCCAGTGCCGCAATAGCAGCAAACGACAAGAGTATCGAGATCATGAGAGGTTTGTTTTCTCGCAAACTGGCCATGAAAGGATGTCCCTAATGAAGAAAGCATTCCACTCAAATTCAAATTAACAGCAAAAAAGTTgcccatctgtttgtgtctcaCAGTCATACCCATACCCCacctgtccacctgtctgtctacacgtGATCTGTGTCCGTCAAACACACATACTATACCTTGTAGTTAACAGCAAATGTGGTGACCTGCATGGTCATTCCTATTAGATACACAGTGCTATTCAATATGTTCATCTCAAACTTTTTTTCCAAGTCAATGAACTCTTCCTCCCTTCAGCAAAAACGTACACACACTATGCCCACAATGACTCAGCAGAATGATGCCTAACCTTGGAGGTGACAGTTTCTTGCTCTCCAATACCAAATACACCAAACACGTAAAATGAACACCAAACTGCAAAAGCACAGTGAGAACTGTGTAAAGATTAAAGATGTTTGGCATTGGCCGTCGTTTTGACAGCTCAGTCAaaggctacacacacacacacacacacacacacacacatgatacaAATCACAGCTGGAAATCCTTTCACCATTCAAGATACAAACCAGACCTTTGATCGAGAGATGAAAAGAAAACATGCAGCAAGAAGCATGCCCTGAAGAGTTGCTTGTCTAACAGAAAAACATACGAAGTACAGTAAATGCAAGTGCTACAAATTGCCTATAAAAGACACGTGGATTTCATATCAGACCTAAACATTGTAGGTTATGACCATAAATACACTCTAATTGTCatcagtttgtatgtatgtatgtatgtccgcctgcctgtctgtctgtctgtctgtcttcatttattaaAACGCAAACTCTATGTTACATTTGTAACACTAAATgccctgtctatctgtctgcctgtctgtctgtccttctgtctgtctgtctgtctgtctgcctgtctctttgttaTTAGTCCATAATTTAAACTTACGCATCACTAAATTTGATGCCATCAAGATAAAGAACGCTCTGTGAATACGCAAGGATGAGAGCATTAAGTGCCAATATCTTAAACATCTGGAG contains:
- the LOC134190525 gene encoding uncharacterized protein LOC134190525; the protein is MSRIAVTVVILAWLSLFLHAGIGRVDANSSSMASNVVSATPTPDLGMGGVSGTDAKPIHSMAITERPTTEMPTTEKPTTERPSTAGASTAGDNSTTAAGSTDATSAGVTNTTGETDQQDCSRSDCCDNTYCVENKLCTCGCDIKPLCALIVDKKSKEGVAKLDFNNQCSIKVYNDKNTTHTAHRFYYEECVYESDYWDGSRVFPLVVGIYGAILILLAIAIAVLHGGVSGEYSVTNPESSTVVKNQAYVGAQ
- the LOC134190747 gene encoding kelch-like protein diablo, with protein sequence MSQFCDSDVALRLFRFSDVCRHKQTFCDVTIETNLGPLPAHRLVLSAASPVLYRISTSTDHKLPTKLDLSSMDGAAVRTVVDFAYTGKLELEGGNCASVARVATALEMDKIVNVCVSFLQRNVSIESCLTTWQLAQELELVELLLFCDKFFARVTEGEKEELMQMAAFRRLPRVMTELETGGGNEFDAKQFANAAVGVLKVNYNGCLTPYVEEVMRLVGADERYVATQGDNHATLGDNHTPATSPNREWLRGDDSRGTVGPSSAARRLMLEDDVSCVKESEEMTLVDSSHCTSENNWKVLTMLPSTNDVCIGLVVLDGQLAVLCMAVIPVGHDQPLSASPPHLPLSRQSSESSNSVQFLASLHTARCSMGICIHDGDIFAVGGYNRLDCLNTMEIYDHESNSWSVASQMGSRRGRCAAASVNGKIYCFGGSDGQRVLKSAEIYNINKNAWQSIMPMSSPRSRLSCTVLDGCIYAIGGGSCMNYPLRTVEKYNPLTGIWTMAPSLCEPRTDAGVAVVKQNIYVVGGSNRWSSLSSVECFNATLGKWSLVTPMQTPRRGAGVVSLNGKVYVIGGHDSTQSLDSMEIYDPVTQTWLYGSPMSTARANMAAIVLDGLIFAVGGFDGATFLNTMEYFDPGDNKWHLFFSL
- the LOC134190603 gene encoding selenoprotein F-like; protein product: MALTRALAVMAFLALGLADQQSCRDVGFSSSLLCSSCDELKQFSLSILEKDCRRCCQQDKDDTVASKVFASAILEVCRUKIGRFPQVQAFINEHARKFPNLQVTYKKGADPVLKLISDSKEVEETLGIGKWTIDTMEEFLNEKLK
- the LOC134190748 gene encoding uncharacterized protein LOC134190748, whose protein sequence is MRGHVLSLLLLLLVDNSFSVSDSLLLSAATSTSSARVAAAQHANATSRLVEASTAPAPTPAVFTSASVFVSTSVTRVESTRVGLSLSSVVVKVSAAMRAGVGMGQSLEKPYLQQLSSTYHIQSVSKSLSLVFLQSSSSSLLQTSLQIILQPSSQPSLQSSSQLAVQPISQLLSSLELSSQPISQPSLQLSSKSAEQPNLQSPLLDTSLQPTLQPSLQSSLKPTLQPISQLPSMESSSQATLQLPSHVQSSLQLSVQLPLQQTLQPSLQPQPMLQSSSQLVELSLQSSLEQRVQFVQSSLQPSSHLSSHLSIQLLLKSSASLSITELSASASRAVDYTSSSPTATETVPTSFQDLCQNYSCGHHLMCKTSNVNGSVIAVCVCMDFNKTCDAVHHNPVCGTDGMTYPSLCHLKEQASCKHVHKASDGACPIDGTTSTGHISMSHVSPSSHITPSSRTDGGSELSSSEWAAIAVALVIAALLLLVLGAGIMKWIYHRQYLKKYMYWNTPHSETHFKNQAYRGAF
- the LOC134190785 gene encoding transmembrane protein 203-like produces the protein MLFSLKETSRWLGLSPFEIWIHLVCTCVFSVLVPLKVDGVLSTSTSWWQVFSPLFISDAVTGYFTVIVFIRLYMSHHVALAASRSVWSGVLLLLFSIFKLLVCLRLEQISQVSYATAMTPIFIALGLLAIRGCYVNDNSD